The DNA window TTTTTGTTGCTATTTAGATTGACTTCTGCGGAAGCAAATCATCTAAATCAGATAAAGTATAAAATTCCAGATCATTCTTTTTCATGTATTTACAGATAAACTCCAGAGTTTCAATTTTGGTCTGATAATTTGCAGTTACATTTTTAACTGGTCTATGACCGCAAAGAAGTAAGATTTTATTATTCTTTTTGGCATAATCCATTAATTCTAAAAGATACGGAATACTAAAATGAAGGTGGCTGTTGTCAATATCAAACGCAAATACAATTTTTGATTTATTAAAAAAACTGTCTTGTTTTTCAGGATCTTCTCCACCAAAAGCTCTTCCTCTTATAATTTTAAACTCACTGGATAACGCGCTGTCAAGTGCATCAGATCTTTCTCCGTAAGGATATGCAAATGAAGTTACCTTAAACGAATGCTTTTTCATGGACACAATCATAGGATCTATTTCCTGCTTCATATATTGACTGATTCCATACTTTTTAACAAACTTTACTGCATTATAATGGTGATATCCGTGACCGGCAATTTCGTGTCCTTCATTTTGCATTTCAAGAAGTTTTTTGATCTCAGGTGCGCCAATAGAATCTATCCTGCAAACGTTAAAAGTCGCTTTCCAGCCATATTTCTTCAAAACCTGATCAGCATCATACCATTCGTCTACATAAGCATCATCAAAAGACAAAATTACACCTGCTTTATAGGCTTTTGGTTCTTCTTTTTGCTTTTTTGATTGGCAGGAAAATAAAGTTAAAAACATTAAAAACAACATTGTTTTCAAAAAAAAGATCTTCATGAGTTACTTATTGTATTATATAATTATAGTTGAAATGCTTCTTAACAAAATAGATTCTGAATCTCCCAAATATAACCTTTTTCACTGTTCCATATCTAAAAAAAAACTTAAAAGAAAATTAGTTTGCAGTCTCAGTTTTCAGTTTTCAGTCTCAGTTTTCAGTCTCAGTCTCAGTCACAGTCACAGTTTTCAGTCGCGGTATTTTTAGTCGCAATATTCATTTTAACAATAAAAAAAGGCAGATATTTTATTAATATCTGCCTTTTGGATTTTAAACATAAAGTTTACAAAACCGCAAACTGAGACTGTGACTGAGACTGTGACTGAAAACTGAGACTGTGACTGAGACTGAGACTGTAAACTGAGACCGCGACTAAAAACTGTAAACTAAAAAACTACCATCCCTTAACAGCTCCACCTTTAAACTCACGAATGGCTGCTTGCTCTACTTCTGCAGATTGAAAAGCTTTTACAAATTGCTGTATTCTTTCGTCTTTTTTATTGTCTTCACGGCTTACAATAAGGTTTACATAAGGCGAATCTTTATCTTCTACAAACAAAGCATCACGTGCAGGAACTAACCCGGCTTGAGATGCAAAAGTATTGTTGATAATAGCGATCGTCACATTTTGATCGTCTAAAGCACGAGGTAATTGCGGCGCTTCTAATTCTAAGATTTTTAAATTTTTAGGATTCTCTACAATGTCTGTTACTTTAGGCAATAAACCTACATTTGGACGCAATTTCAGCAAACCGTTTTTCTGTAAAAGCAACAACGAACGTCCTCCGTTTGTTGGATCATTTGGAATAATAATCGTGCTTTCGTTTTTCAATTCCGAAAGGTTTTTGATCTTTTTAGAATACGCTGCAATCGGGTAAATAAAGGTTTTTGCAATTATCGATAATTTATATCCGCGTTGTTTAGATTGCTCATCAAGATATGGTTTATGCTGAAAAGCATTCGCATCAATATCTCCCTGACTCAAAGCCTCGTTTGGAATCACGTAATCATTAAACGAAACTAATTCTACATCAAGACCGTATTTGTCTTTTGCTACTTTTTGCGCTGCCTGAGCTACAACATATTCAGGTCCTGAAGCTACACCAACTTTTAAATGGTGTGGATCGTCATTTTTACTCTTGCCACAATTTGCCAACGATAATGACAAAGCTATAATTCCGATTGTTTTTAAAAATTTATTTTTAGTAATCATGTTTTTAATTTTTAATTAAATATTTATTTGTTGTGTGTGTATTTTTTTAACCGCAAAGGGCGTTTTTTTTTTTACCGCAAAGGGCGCAAAGATTTTCGCAAAGTTCCCTAAGATTTGATTGTGCAAACACAATATTAAAGTTCGCAAAGCTTTGCGAACTTTGCGTTTTTAACAAACTCAGCAGAGTAAAAAACCTTGTGTACTTTGCGGTAAAATTTCAAAGAAAACTTTACGCACTTTGCATTAAAATCTCAAAGTATCCATAAAGCTTTGCGAACTTTGTGTTTTTAACAAACTTAGCAGAGTAAAAAAACTTCGCGTACTTTGCGGTAAAATCTCAAAGATATTCATGTAAAACCTCAAAGCTATTCTCTATCTATGATCAAATCGTTTTGATAATGTATCTCCCGCAAATTGTATCAGAAACACCAGTATGACAAGCAATGCCAGAACTGCGTTCATCGTTACGGCATCGTACCCAATATAACCGTATTGATACCCAACTTGTCCTAAACCTCCCGCTCCAACGGCTCCGCCCATTGCCGAATAACCAACAAGTGTAATCAAAGTTATTGATGCAGCATTTATTAACGATGGCAAAGCTTCAGGAAGTAAAACTTTATATACAATTTGCAAAGGTGTTGCGCCCAAAGCTCTTGCAGCTTCAATTAATCCAGATGGTAAACCTAGTAGACTATTTTCTACAAGTCGTGCAATAAAAGGTGCCGCTCCTATACTTAAAGGAACCAATGCCGCGCTAACACCAATAGAAGTTCCTACGAGTGCGCGTGTAAACGGAATCATCCAAACAATTAATATAATGAATGGAATAGAACGAAAAATGTTAACCAAAACAGATAAAGAACGGTTTAAAACCGGTTGTTCTAATATTTGATTTTTTCTAGTCAGGAAAAGCAAAATTCCTGTTGGAAGTCCCAGCGCAAAGCCAAAAAAACCAGAGACAAATGTCATAACAATAGTTTCCCAAGTGCCTTTTAGTAATAATTCAAAAATGGATTCAGACATAACCTATGATTTCAGTTTTAATATGTTTAGAAATAAAATATTGGATTGCAGCTTCGTAATTCTCTCGTTTACCAGATAATTCGATCAGCATTACTCCGAAATTAACGTCTCCGGCCTGATCCATTTGTGCGCTGACAATTTTGAAATTAGTATCAAATAATCTCGAAACTTCAGAAATAACAGGTTCATTTACTGATTTTCCAGTCATTTCAAGTCTTAATAATGGGTTTAAACCTTCACCATCTTCTTTTTGTAGTCTTTCCTGATAAACCGTTGGAATATCGATATGTAAGGATGACGAAATAAATTCTTTTGTCAATTCATGTTTCGGATCTGCAAAAATTTCTCCAACACTTCCTTGTTCTATTAGTTTTCCGTGGCTGATTACGGCAACTTCATCACAAATTGATTTTACAACTTCCATTTGGTGTGTAATCAATAAAATGGTGATATTAAGACGACGATTAATATCTTTCAATAAATTTAAAATCGATCTTGTAGTTGCGGGATCCAATGCACTCGTGGCTTCATCGCATAATAGCACTTTTGGATTGTTAGCCAATGTTCTCGCGATTGCAACTCTTTGTTTCTGACCTCCTGAAAGACTTGCAGGATAATCGTTTGCTTTTTCGGCCAAACCTACTAATTGTAGCAATTCTAAAACGCGGGCTTGAATATCTGATTTTGACGCACCAACAAGTTCCAACGGAAAAGCAACATTCTCAAAAACAGTTCTTGATGAAAGCAAATTAAAATGCTGAAAAATCATTCCTATTTGTCTTCTTTCAATCGCAAGTTGCGCATTTGACAATTGCATTAACGATTTTCCATCAACAATAATCTCTCCTGAAGTTGGTCTTTCTAACAAGTTTACACATCGAATTAATGTGCTTTTTCCAGCTCCCGAAGTTCCTATTACACCAAAGATTTTCCCTGGAGGAACTTTTAATGAAACATCTGATAAAGCGGAAACAATCCGGTTTTTCTGATGGAAATTTTTAGTAACATTTTTTAATTCAATCATTTTTTATTCAAGTTTATTTTGGGCATTGAACTTTTTCAGTGCTTTAGAAATTGATAAATTTTAAAATAAAAAGACCTTTCAATTGTTTATGAAAGGCCTTAAAATAAATTAAACTTTTATATCAGCCAGATCAAAACATACGCATAGCAACATCACAACACATCATCATGCTGCAGCTATAATACATTGTATTCTGGTTATTGTTTCTCATTTGTGCGGCAAATTTAAAGAGTTATTTTTAATTTTTATGCATAAAACGCCAAAACCTTTATTATCCTATCAATGTAATAGGTTATCCAGCATCAAGCATTGAGGAATCATTAAAAAAATTACGGGATTTTGCATGTTTTTTTATTCAAATTTTCACTTCTAAAAACAGATAAACAACTAATTAACAAACACATACAGATAAAAAATTGCTTATTTTATGCTAAAATCCTGTTAAATAATAGTCTATATGAAACTAAACTGTCAGATTAAACGTATATACATAAATACGGTAGTTTGGAATGGTATATATTCAAATGGTAGTAGGTTTTTGGAACATCTTGAATTATACCTCCAGATTATCGTTTATTAATTTTAAAATTGAAGCAGATTGGAAAAATCAGACGTTCAGAGATTAAAAAAAGCTTTAGATTATCTGGAAAGCAAACAACGAGAATTGAAAAGACAGCTGCAAAATGATACCCGAAGTATTGATTCTTTAATTAAGTATTTAAAAAGAGAGATGCTCGAACAGTTTTATTTATCAGATTATAATCCTGAAATTAACTCCGAAATCAAAAACACGGAGACTTTTATTAATAGTGTAAAAAACATTATAGAGAAAAATTCCTGATCTTCTGCCTGAGTGTTTACTCAGATTTAGTTTTAAATTTGACCATACAAAAAAATAAAAGCCCCGAATTTTCATTCGGGGCTTTCTCATAATTGTTGATATATAATACAACTTCATATCTCTTAATTCCTCCTCCTTGTATTTTATAAATCCGCTTCGCCTGCAATTTTGTCCGTCTCGACCTTAATTATTCTAAGTGTGGTTCAAACTCAATATATTTTTGTCCGATATAAAACAATAATTCGTATAAATTAAAAATTTAAGTTTATGAAAATCATCAAAAAATTATTCATTGGTTGTATCCTTCTTGCCTCAACAAGCGGCTTTAGTCAAAGCTTTTTTAAAAATATAACAGACCGACTTTACTTTGGTGTAAAAGCCGGAGCAAATTACAGCAATTTTACCAATGCTGATTTTGACACCGAAGGTTTAACTGGTTTTCACGCAGGAGCGCTTGTAGGTTACAAGTTCAACGATCACTTTGCTGTTCAGGAAGAATTTTTGTACTCAACACAAGGAGCAAAAATTAAAGGCGGACTTATGAATAGTCAGGATATAAAGCTTTCATACGTTACGGTTCCCATTCTTTTAAAGTATAAAACCAATTTCGGTTTATATCTTGAAGCTGGTCCTCAAATTGGAATTTTAGTCAATGAAGATTTCACAAGTTTAGGTATTAATTCGGACACTAAATTTGCTAAAAAAATTGACGGTGGAATTGCAGCAGGAATTGGTTATCAGTTTCAAAATGGTCTTGGAATTGGAGCCCGATATTATATGTCTTTAACGGATGTTACTAAAATAAAAACAGCTGGTATAAATAGTGATTTTCAAAACAATACAGCTCAGGTAAGTTTATTTTATATCTTTTAATAATTTACAAAAAAAAATCCTAAAAGTTCCGGCTATAAAAAATAGTTGGAACTTTTAGTAAAGAATAATTTCTAATTTTATACTTAAGATATTTGTACATTTCGTATGATAAACAAAAGCAAAAAACAGTTGGATTAGATACTATATTTCAATGATAAATAATATAAGAAAAGCAATAACGCCATACAATCTCAAAGAAATACGGAGACTCAATATGTTATTGGTAGGTCTCGCCTTTCCGTTTACTTTT is part of the uncultured Flavobacterium sp. genome and encodes:
- the metN gene encoding methionine ABC transporter ATP-binding protein MetN; protein product: MIELKNVTKNFHQKNRIVSALSDVSLKVPPGKIFGVIGTSGAGKSTLIRCVNLLERPTSGEIIVDGKSLMQLSNAQLAIERRQIGMIFQHFNLLSSRTVFENVAFPLELVGASKSDIQARVLELLQLVGLAEKANDYPASLSGGQKQRVAIARTLANNPKVLLCDEATSALDPATTRSILNLLKDINRRLNITILLITHQMEVVKSICDEVAVISHGKLIEQGSVGEIFADPKHELTKEFISSSLHIDIPTVYQERLQKEDGEGLNPLLRLEMTGKSVNEPVISEVSRLFDTNFKIVSAQMDQAGDVNFGVMLIELSGKRENYEAAIQYFISKHIKTEIIGYV
- the metQ gene encoding methionine ABC transporter substrate-binding lipoprotein MetQ, with protein sequence MITKNKFLKTIGIIALSLSLANCGKSKNDDPHHLKVGVASGPEYVVAQAAQKVAKDKYGLDVELVSFNDYVIPNEALSQGDIDANAFQHKPYLDEQSKQRGYKLSIIAKTFIYPIAAYSKKIKNLSELKNESTIIIPNDPTNGGRSLLLLQKNGLLKLRPNVGLLPKVTDIVENPKNLKILELEAPQLPRALDDQNVTIAIINNTFASQAGLVPARDALFVEDKDSPYVNLIVSREDNKKDERIQQFVKAFQSAEVEQAAIREFKGGAVKGW
- a CDS encoding methionine ABC transporter permease MetI, with translation MSESIFELLLKGTWETIVMTFVSGFFGFALGLPTGILLFLTRKNQILEQPVLNRSLSVLVNIFRSIPFIILIVWMIPFTRALVGTSIGVSAALVPLSIGAAPFIARLVENSLLGLPSGLIEAARALGATPLQIVYKVLLPEALPSLINAASITLITLVGYSAMGGAVGAGGLGQVGYQYGYIGYDAVTMNAVLALLVILVFLIQFAGDTLSKRFDHR
- a CDS encoding polysaccharide deacetylase family protein is translated as MKIFFLKTMLFLMFLTLFSCQSKKQKEEPKAYKAGVILSFDDAYVDEWYDADQVLKKYGWKATFNVCRIDSIGAPEIKKLLEMQNEGHEIAGHGYHHYNAVKFVKKYGISQYMKQEIDPMIVSMKKHSFKVTSFAYPYGERSDALDSALSSEFKIIRGRAFGGEDPEKQDSFFNKSKIVFAFDIDNSHLHFSIPYLLELMDYAKKNNKILLLCGHRPVKNVTANYQTKIETLEFICKYMKKNDLEFYTLSDLDDLLPQKSI
- a CDS encoding porin family protein, producing the protein MKIIKKLFIGCILLASTSGFSQSFFKNITDRLYFGVKAGANYSNFTNADFDTEGLTGFHAGALVGYKFNDHFAVQEEFLYSTQGAKIKGGLMNSQDIKLSYVTVPILLKYKTNFGLYLEAGPQIGILVNEDFTSLGINSDTKFAKKIDGGIAAGIGYQFQNGLGIGARYYMSLTDVTKIKTAGINSDFQNNTAQVSLFYIF